The following proteins are encoded in a genomic region of Triticum dicoccoides isolate Atlit2015 ecotype Zavitan chromosome 1B, WEW_v2.0, whole genome shotgun sequence:
- the LOC119350112 gene encoding uncharacterized protein LOC119350112, with protein sequence MGHPSSSSYVFSHPGDDDTTQHMELTSVQCPTSTSVDNPSSPHDGFVYSDSPIESFVADDYDSHMSEEQHDEYFAFAGRGDDEDLVDAFTTDTIVPDLYDRVYHNIPVSTHMLTPKPDCNHCGAKRFQYETSGFCCRSGKINLAHSEPPLELQMLYTSSDPNAVHFRENIRWT encoded by the exons ATGGGACATCCATCATCAAGTTCTTATGTCTTTAGCCACCCAG GAGATGATGATACTACCCAGCACATGGAACTCACATCGGTGCAATGTCCAACATCTACATCAGTGGACAATCCATCATCACCCCATGATGGTTTCGTATATTCAGATTCCCCAATAGAAAGCTTTGTCGCCGATGATTATGATTCTCACATGtccgaagaacaacatgatgaGTACTTTGCATTTGCTGGGAGAG GTGACGATGAAGACTTGGTAGATGCCTTTACAACAGACACCATTGTCCCTGACCTATATGAtcgtgtctaccacaatataccagtAAGTACTCACATGTTGACACCAAAACCTGATTGCAATCACTGTGGTGCAAAGAGGTTCCAGTATGAAACAAGTGGATTTTGTTGTCGGTCCGGAAAGATTAACCTAGCACACTCAGAACCACCCTTGGAACTTCAAATGTTATACACAAGTTCAGATCCCAATGCCGTGCATTTTAGGGAGAACATTCG ATGGACCTAA